ATCAGCTGGCCGCGTCGCACCGGCGCTGACCGTACCCGCACACGAAGGAGAAACGATGTCACGCACCGTTGGCCAGGTCCGGGCCGATGTCGAGGAAGCCGCCCGCTGGCTTGCCGGCCGTGTGGTCCGCACACCTGTGCTGCGGTCCCCGGTGATCGACGATCTGGCCGGGGCGCGAGTGCTGCTCAAGGCGGAGAACCTCCAGGACGGCGGCTCGTACAAGATGCGTGGTGCGCTGCGGGCTGTCGGCCGGCTTGCCGCGGCCGGCCACACCGGTGTGATCGCGCAGAGCACCGGCAACCACGCGGTGGCGGTGGCGTTGGCGGCCCGGCAGCACGGGCTCGCGGCGACCGTGGTGCTGCCGGTGGACGCGGCACCGACGAAGGTCGACCGGGCCCGCGCGGCGGGGGCGCGGGTGGTGCTTGCCGGCACCGGCGTCGAGGAGCGGGTGGCGGTGGCCAACGGGCTCAGCGACGAGAGCGGTCACCCCGTCGTCGACGCGTACGACCACCCGGACGTCATCGCCGGGCAGGGGACGGCCAGCCTCGAACTGATCGAGGAGGCCGAGCGCCTGGGGACACCGCTGGACGTGCTGGTCGTACCGGTCGGTGGTGGTGGCGGGGTGGCCGGCGCGTGCCTGGCCGCCGCCGGCACCGGCATCGAGGTGTACGGCGTGGAACCGGCGGGTTGTGACTCGCTCGCCCGCAGCTTGGCGGCCGGTGAGCGCGTCCCGGTCACGCCGGCTCCCACGATCGCGGACGGGCTGCGGCCGTCCTGCGTTGGTGAGCTGCCGTTCGCCATCGTGCGTGACGCGTTGGGCGGGGTCGTCCGGGTCGATGACGACGAGATCGGGGCGGCGTTCCGGCTGATCCTGATGGAGCTGAAGGTGCTCGCCGAGCCGTCCGGGGCGGCTGGTCTGGCCGGCGCGCTCCGGCTCGGCGCCGAGGCCGCTCGGCAACGGACGGTCGGCGTGGTGCTGACCGGCGGAAACGTGGAGGCGGCGCTGGTGGCCCGGTTGATGGTCCAACGGCCAGCCGAGGCGGCGACTGTGGAAGGGGTGGCGGCGTGAGTGCGCCAACTCGGATCGGAGTCCTGTTCGGTGGACCGTCGGCGGAGCACGAGGTTTCCTGTGCGTCGGCGCTCGGGGTGGTCCGGGCACTCGCCGGCGGCGGTTACCGTACGGTCGCCATCGGTGTCACCCGCACCGGCGGGTTTCGGCTGGTGTCCGACGCGCTGCTGGCCGAGTTGCGCGACCAGCCGGCCGGCGAGCGGGCCATCGACGACCGCCTGCTGGTGACCGGGCCGGCCGTCGAGCTGCGGGCCGGTCCGCGTCCGGGCGTCGTGCAGGTGGCCGCCGGTAACGCC
The nucleotide sequence above comes from Micromonospora luteifusca. Encoded proteins:
- a CDS encoding threonine ammonia-lyase, coding for MSRTVGQVRADVEEAARWLAGRVVRTPVLRSPVIDDLAGARVLLKAENLQDGGSYKMRGALRAVGRLAAAGHTGVIAQSTGNHAVAVALAARQHGLAATVVLPVDAAPTKVDRARAAGARVVLAGTGVEERVAVANGLSDESGHPVVDAYDHPDVIAGQGTASLELIEEAERLGTPLDVLVVPVGGGGGVAGACLAAAGTGIEVYGVEPAGCDSLARSLAAGERVPVTPAPTIADGLRPSCVGELPFAIVRDALGGVVRVDDDEIGAAFRLILMELKVLAEPSGAAGLAGALRLGAEAARQRTVGVVLTGGNVEAALVARLMVQRPAEAATVEGVAA